The window TGCACTTTCTCCGGCACGTGATGCGGCTCCAGCGCCGTGGTGTACAGCACTTCCTGCTCATCGTCCTTTTCGGGGCTCGGATGTGAATGGTGCAGCCCGTAAAGCACCGGCGGCAGCGTTTCGGCCTCGCCCAGGTACTGGCGCCAGAACTGCGAACGCAGCTCGGTGCGGAATGTGGAGATCTGTTCCAGCGTACAGGAGTAGCTTTGCGTCAGGCCGATCAGATGCTGCTCCGGCAAGGTGACGAATTCCGGCTGCGGCAGGGTAAAGGCCCCCAGACGGATGGGCGGGCAGATACCGAATGAATTCCAGTCTTCGGCGCGGCGATACAGCGCCGGCGTTTGCGCAAACTGTTTCTTGAATGCGCGTGTGAAGGTCTGCTGCGAGTCGAAGCGGTACTGCAGGGCGATATCCAGAATGGGCCGGCTGGTGAGGCGCAGCGCCACGGCAGCCTTGGACAGCCTTCTGGCCCGGATGTAAGCGCCGATGGCGTTACCGGTAATATCTTTGAACATCCGTTGCAGATGCCATTTGGAGTAGCCCGCTTTCGCCGCTACGTTATCCAGCGACAAAGGTTGGTCCAAATGGCTTTCCAGCCAGCTAAGCAGATCACGAATGATACCGGCTTGATCCATAGATCTTCCTCGTAGAGCTTTAGGGTAGGAACCCGAACTGTTGATTCATCACGCTGGTGCTTGCGCTATCAGACCGATCCATGAGCCATTATGCGTTGCACTCTTTGCCTCTTACTACGCGCGTTGCGCTAGAGTTGGATTGGGGCACACCTGGGTGGGCGCAAAGAAAATAACGACGCCGCATAATAGCAATTTTTTTCCTCCGCGACTCTCAAAGATTTTTTCTACGCGTTGTGCTAAAACGGGCGGTGCGGACCAGAAAAATACCGATTCTGTGAGCTAAAACATAAATAATTTTGATCGCCGAGGCTGTTTTTGCAGGCCGGTTTTTGTTGGAGTTAAGTAAATGAAAAAAGGATGGATATTTTTGTTTGGTTTAGTTTGCGCAACGGTAAACAGCGCGCAGGCGGAACAGGTAGGGTCCGTTGATACTGTGTTTAAACTCTTTGGCCCGGACCACAAAATCGTGGTGGAAGCCTTCGACGATCCGGACGTTAAAAATGTAACTTGTTATATCAGCCGCGCCAAAACCGGCGGCATCAAAGGCGGGTTGGGATTGGCGGAGGATACCGCCGATGCGGCCATTTCCTGCCAGCAGGTAGGGCCGATCGCGCTGAGCGACAAGATCAAGACCGGCAAGGCGGAGGGCACGGTGGTGTTCCAAAAGCGCACATCGCTGGTATTCAAGAAGCTGCAGGTCGTGCGTTTTTATGATGCCAAACGCAATGCGCTGGTGTATCTGAGCTACTCCGATCGGGTGGTCGACGGTTCACCGAAGAACGCCCTGAGCGCGGTGCCGATCATCCCCTGGGGTGAAGCCAAATAAAAAAACGGGGTTCAGCATGCTGAACCCCGTTCGTTTTGCAACGGGAAAATTACTCTTCCAGATCGCCGCAGAAGCGGTAGCCTTCGCCGTGAATGGTGGCGATGATTTCCGGCGTGTCCGGCGTCGATTCGAAATGCTTGCGAATGCGGCGGATGGTCACGTCAACGGTGCGGTCATGCGGCTTCAGCTCGCGCCCGGTCATTTTCTTCAGCAGTTCGCCGCGGGACTGGATCTTGCCCGGGTTTTCGCAGAAGTGCAGCATGGCGCGGAATTCACTGCGCGGCAGCTTGTACTGTTCACCGGTCGGGCTAACCAGCGAGCGGCTGTTGATGTCCAGCTCCCAGCCGTTGAACTTGTAGCTCTCAACCAGGCGGCGCTCTTCGCCGACGCTGCCCAGGTTCATGGTGCGCGACAGCAGGTTGCGGGCGCGAATGGTCAATTCACGCGGATTGAACGGTTTGGTGATGTAATCGTCGGCGCCGATTTCCAGGCCGAGGATCTTATCGACTTCGTTATCGCGGCCGGTCAGGAACATCAGCGCGACGCTGGCCTGCTCGCGCAATTCGCGCGCCAGCAGCAGGCCGTTTTTGCCTGGCAGATTGATGTCCATGATGACCAAATTGATATCATTTTCAGACAGGATATTGTGCATCTCTGCACCATCATTGGCTTCATGAACAATGTAGCCTTCCGCCTCGAAAATGCTCTTCAGGGTGTTACGAGTGACTAACTCGTCTTCGACAATCAGAATGTGCGGGGTCTGCATATTTGCTACCTAAAATTGCCAACAAAATAGAAAATAGGAAGTACAGAAGTCTTTGTTTTCTCAGAGGAGGGCAGAGTTCGCGCCGCGTTCCCTCTTACCAAATGACTAAAGTACGTAAACTCGTTCTTGATGCGCTTTCCATCTCATGTCAACAAGATCGCTAGCTTGGTGGGGATGCTACTCCCTACAACCCCAAAGGTGCCAAAACGGCGCATATCCTAACCCTATTAACAGCAATATAACAGCGCGTGCCGAATTCATCACCCAACAAAACTACGGTTTGTTGACATATATCAAATTCAATTGTAGCACGTTAACAGATTTGTGAAAAACACTTACAGATATGCCAGCTTAAGTCACAGAAGCTTAAATTCTGTGAACGATTCAGCATCGCCGGGCCCGATAGGGTACAATTAACCGCTTATTGCTTGGTACGCTTTTTTAACATGTTGATTAATAAAGACAGTAAAACATAAGCGATAATAATGTCCATTACGTAAGGTTTATTCGGCCAATAACCTGTTTAATGTTGTTTGTAGCAATTAAGGCTTTCTTTGTTGCGCAATTGTAAATATAAGCGGGCTGTGCTGAACAGTCAAAACCGCGATCCCTTTTCCGTGGAGTATTGATGCAGCTTCATATTGTTTTAGTCGCGCCGGCCCGGCCGGAAAACGTCGGCGCCGCAGCGCGGGCGATGAAAACCATGGGCTTTACTTCGCTGCGCATCGTCGACAGCGAAGCGCACCTGCAGCCGGCGGCGCGATGGGTGGCGCACGGCGCCGGAGAGATCCTCGACGGCGTGCAAACCTTCGCCACGTTGGCGCAGGCGCTGGCGGATGTCGATTTCACCGTCGCCACCACCGCCCGCAGCCGCGCGCGCTTTCACTATTACTGCACGCCGCCGCAGCTGCTGGAGCAACTGACCGAACGGCGGCAGTGGGTGGGCCAGGCGGCTCTGGTGTTCGGCCGCGAAGACTCCGGCCTGAGCAACGAAGAGCTGGAGCTGGCGGATTTGCTCACCGGCGTGCCGATGCAGGCGGACTACCCTTCGCTGAACCTCGGCCAGGCGGTGATGGTGTATTGCTACCAGCTGGCGCAGTTGATGAACGTCAGCGCGCCGCAGGAACCCGTGGCCAATGCCGGCCAGCTCAATGCGCTGCGTCAACGCGCCGAGGGATTGCTGAGCGCGTTGGGGGTGAGCGACGATCAAAAATTGCGCGATTGGCTGCACCAGCGGCTTGGCGCGCTGCAGCAACGGGATACGGCCATGCTGCACACTTTATTGCACGACATCGAAAAAAAACTCACCAAGTGATCCCCACATGCCCCGGCGGTTATGTAGTGTGATTCACTGCAAAACCGCCGGCAGGCCGTTTTTTTGTTCTGACATTTCGCTTTTCCGCTGTTGCATTGCCCAATTGCGCCGCTGGACAGGAAATAAGCAAAAAAAAGAAATAATTTGACTTGGGATAGCGATTGCTTTAACCAATAGAGGGGACAGAGTATTTAATGAGACAGACAGACGCCATGCGACACATCAGCCTGAACACAACAATTATTACCACCACCGATACCACAGGTAACGGGGCGGGCTGACGCGTACAGGAAACACAGAAAAAAGCCCGCACCTAACCAGTGCGGGCTTTTTTTTCGGCTTAAATTCGGGAGAGATCATAAATGCGAGTGCTGAAATTTGGCGGAACCTCGGTAGCGAATGCGGAACGTTTTCTGCGCGTTGCCGACATCATGGAAAGTAACGCCCG is drawn from Serratia entomophila and contains these coding sequences:
- the robA gene encoding MDR efflux pump AcrAB transcriptional activator RobA, yielding MDQAGIIRDLLSWLESHLDQPLSLDNVAAKAGYSKWHLQRMFKDITGNAIGAYIRARRLSKAAVALRLTSRPILDIALQYRFDSQQTFTRAFKKQFAQTPALYRRAEDWNSFGICPPIRLGAFTLPQPEFVTLPEQHLIGLTQSYSCTLEQISTFRTELRSQFWRQYLGEAETLPPVLYGLHHSHPSPEKDDEQEVLYTTALEPHHVPEKVQEGQPLVLQGGEYAMFSYEGPTSGLQEFILMVYGTCLPTLKLTRRKGHDIERFYPKGDRRPPQPPTEINCDYLIPIRR
- the creA gene encoding protein CreA encodes the protein MKKGWIFLFGLVCATVNSAQAEQVGSVDTVFKLFGPDHKIVVEAFDDPDVKNVTCYISRAKTGGIKGGLGLAEDTADAAISCQQVGPIALSDKIKTGKAEGTVVFQKRTSLVFKKLQVVRFYDAKRNALVYLSYSDRVVDGSPKNALSAVPIIPWGEAK
- the arcA gene encoding two-component system response regulator ArcA, which encodes MQTPHILIVEDELVTRNTLKSIFEAEGYIVHEANDGAEMHNILSENDINLVIMDINLPGKNGLLLARELREQASVALMFLTGRDNEVDKILGLEIGADDYITKPFNPRELTIRARNLLSRTMNLGSVGEERRLVESYKFNGWELDINSRSLVSPTGEQYKLPRSEFRAMLHFCENPGKIQSRGELLKKMTGRELKPHDRTVDVTIRRIRKHFESTPDTPEIIATIHGEGYRFCGDLEE
- a CDS encoding tRNA/rRNA methyltransferase, yielding MQLHIVLVAPARPENVGAAARAMKTMGFTSLRIVDSEAHLQPAARWVAHGAGEILDGVQTFATLAQALADVDFTVATTARSRARFHYYCTPPQLLEQLTERRQWVGQAALVFGREDSGLSNEELELADLLTGVPMQADYPSLNLGQAVMVYCYQLAQLMNVSAPQEPVANAGQLNALRQRAEGLLSALGVSDDQKLRDWLHQRLGALQQRDTAMLHTLLHDIEKKLTK
- the thrL gene encoding thr operon leader peptide, whose protein sequence is MRHISLNTTIITTTDTTGNGAG